Proteins encoded together in one Coffea arabica cultivar ET-39 chromosome 2c, Coffea Arabica ET-39 HiFi, whole genome shotgun sequence window:
- the LOC113724925 gene encoding uncharacterized protein isoform X1 translates to MRVCTCLVTYMDQIIKVSSVAVVREKDVCWEYAEKLDGNKVRCKFCLRVLNGGISRLKHHLSRLPSKGVNPCSKVRDDVTDRVRAIIAVKEEGKEIPLPKKQKLAEAKPPISASMGKGSITLEAPPPVVKVFPSVMPIGSSPASDQENAERSIAVFFFENKLDFGVARSSSYQQMIDAIGKCGSGFIGPSSDSLKTIWLERIKSELSLESKDIEKEWAMTGCTVIAETWTDNKSRALINFLVSSPSKTFFHKSVDASSYYKNIKCLTDLFDSVIQDFGQDNVVQIIVDDTLNCTGLVNHILQNYGSIFVSPCAWQCLNSILEEFSKVDWVNRCILQAQAISKFIYNTSTVLNLMKKYTGGQEIIKSGITKPVSDFLSLQSILKQRSKLKHMFNSPEFSANSAYANKSQSITCVGILDDNDFWRAVEECVAVSEPFLKVMREVFGGKPAVGYIYELMTKAKESIRTYYIMDEIKCSTFLDIVDKKWQNNLHSPLHSAAAFLNPSIQYNPEVKFLGSIKEDFFRVLEKLLPTPELRRDITNQILLFTRASGMFGCNLAREAIDTVTPGIWWEQYGDAAPVLQRVAIRILSQVCSIFTFERNWSTFKQLHSEKRNKIDKETLNDLVYIHYNLKLARSLASRPLEVDPIQLDDIDMTSEWVEEPENPSPTQWLDRFGSALDGNDLNTRQFSAAIFGGDHIFGL, encoded by the exons ATGCGCGTGTGCACCTGCTTAGTAACGTACATGGACCAAATTATCAAAGTTTCTTCTGTGGCAGTGGTTCGAGAAAAAGATGTATGCTGGGAGTATGCCGAAAAGTTAGACGGAAACAAAGTGAGATGCAAGTTCTGCCTTAGAGTGTTGAATGGTGGCATTAGTAGATTAAAGCATCATCTGTCTAGACTTCCCAGTAAAGGTGTAAATCCATGCAGCAAAGTGAGGGATGATGTTACTGACAGGGTCAGAGCTATTATAGCGGTAAAGGAAGAGGGAAAGGAAATTCCCCTTCCCAAGAAACAGAAGCTAGCAGAAGCGAAACCTCCTATCAGCGCTTCCATGGGTAAAGGTTCAATCACTTTGGAAGCACCTCCTCCAGTGGTGAAAGTTTTTCCATCTGTGATGCCCATAGGTTCCTCCCCAGCTAGTGACCAAGAAAATGCAGAGAGAAGTATCGCCGTAttcttttttgaaaataaactggattttggcGTGGCTCGTTCTTCATCTTATCAACAAATGATTGATGCAATAGGAAAGTGTGGCAGTGGGTTCATAGGGCCATCCTCTGATTCTCTCAAGACTATCTGGTTAGAGAGGATCAAGTCTGAATTAAGCTTAGAATCTAAAGATATTGAGAAAGAATGGGCCATGACAGGTTGTACAGTAATCGCTGAAACATGGACAGATAACAAATCTAGagctttgattaattttttagtCTCTTCGCCTTCTAAAACTTTTTTCCACAAATCAGTAGATGCATCGTCATATTACAAGAATATCAAGTGCCTTACCGATTTATTTGACTCTGTAATTCAAGATTTTGGCCAAGACAATGTTGTGCAGATTATTGTGGATGATACTCTTAATTGCACTGGTTTGGTAAACCATATTCTTCAGAACTATGGTAGTATATTTGTTTCTCCTTGTGCTTGGCAATGTCTAAATTCAATCCTGGAGGAGTTCTCCAAAGTAGATTGGGTTAACAGATGTATCTTGCAGGCACAGGCTATCTCAAAGTTTATATATAACACTTCGACTGTTCTGAATCTTATGAAAAAGTACACCGGAGGACAGGAGATCATTAAGTCTGGCATCACAAAGCCTGTTTCTGACTTTCTCTCCTTGCAATCTATCCTGAAACAGAGGTCAAAACTGAAACATATGTTCAATAGCCCTGAATTTTCTGCAAATTCAGCTTATGCAAATAAGTCTCAAAGCATAACCTGTGTTGGCATTCTTGATGATAATGATTTCTGGAGGGCAGTTGAGGAATGTGTTGCTGTTTCTGAACCCTTCTTGAAAGTCATGAGGGAAGTTTTTGGAGGGAAGCCTGCAGTGGGGTACATTTACGAATTGATGACTAAAGCAAAAGAGTCAATCAGAACTTACTACATTATGGATGAGATTAAATGCAGTACTTTTCTAGATATAGTTGACAAGAAGTGGCAGAACAACCTCCATTCACCTTTACATTCTGCTGCTGCTTTTTTGAATCCTAGCATCCAGTATAATCCAGAGGTCAAGTTTCTTGGCTCTATAAAAGAAGATTTTTTCAGAGTCTTGGAGAAATTACTCCCCACGCCAGAATTAAGACGAGATATTACCAATCAAATTCTTTTATTTACCAGGGCATCTGGGATGTTTGGTTGTAATCTCGCAAGGGAAGCAATTGATACTGTTACACCAG GGATTTGGTGGGAACAGTATGGTGATGCTGCTCCCGTGTTGCAACGGGTTGCCATACGAATACTTAGCCAGGTCTGTAGCATTTTTACTTTTGAGCGGAACTGGAGTACATTCAAGCAACTTCATTCGGAGAAGCGCAATAAAATTGACAAGGAAACATTGAATGACCTTGTATATATACATTACAATCTCAAGCTAGCTAGATCTCTTGCATCAAGGCCTTTGGAAGTAGATCCCATTCAACTTGATGACATAGATATGACTTCTGAGTGGGTGGAGGAGCCTGAGAACCCTAGCCCCACTCAGTGGCTGGATAGGTTTGGTTCTGCATTGGATGGGAATGACTTGAACACGAGACAGTTTAGTGCTGCTATATTTGGTGGTGACCACATCTTTGGTTTGTGA
- the LOC113724925 gene encoding uncharacterized protein isoform X2: MVREKDVCWEYAEKLDGNKVRCKFCLRVLNGGISRLKHHLSRLPSKGVNPCSKVRDDVTDRVRAIIAVKEEGKEIPLPKKQKLAEAKPPISASMGKGSITLEAPPPVVKVFPSVMPIGSSPASDQENAERSIAVFFFENKLDFGVARSSSYQQMIDAIGKCGSGFIGPSSDSLKTIWLERIKSELSLESKDIEKEWAMTGCTVIAETWTDNKSRALINFLVSSPSKTFFHKSVDASSYYKNIKCLTDLFDSVIQDFGQDNVVQIIVDDTLNCTGLVNHILQNYGSIFVSPCAWQCLNSILEEFSKVDWVNRCILQAQAISKFIYNTSTVLNLMKKYTGGQEIIKSGITKPVSDFLSLQSILKQRSKLKHMFNSPEFSANSAYANKSQSITCVGILDDNDFWRAVEECVAVSEPFLKVMREVFGGKPAVGYIYELMTKAKESIRTYYIMDEIKCSTFLDIVDKKWQNNLHSPLHSAAAFLNPSIQYNPEVKFLGSIKEDFFRVLEKLLPTPELRRDITNQILLFTRASGMFGCNLAREAIDTVTPGIWWEQYGDAAPVLQRVAIRILSQVCSIFTFERNWSTFKQLHSEKRNKIDKETLNDLVYIHYNLKLARSLASRPLEVDPIQLDDIDMTSEWVEEPENPSPTQWLDRFGSALDGNDLNTRQFSAAIFGGDHIFGL; the protein is encoded by the exons TGGTTCGAGAAAAAGATGTATGCTGGGAGTATGCCGAAAAGTTAGACGGAAACAAAGTGAGATGCAAGTTCTGCCTTAGAGTGTTGAATGGTGGCATTAGTAGATTAAAGCATCATCTGTCTAGACTTCCCAGTAAAGGTGTAAATCCATGCAGCAAAGTGAGGGATGATGTTACTGACAGGGTCAGAGCTATTATAGCGGTAAAGGAAGAGGGAAAGGAAATTCCCCTTCCCAAGAAACAGAAGCTAGCAGAAGCGAAACCTCCTATCAGCGCTTCCATGGGTAAAGGTTCAATCACTTTGGAAGCACCTCCTCCAGTGGTGAAAGTTTTTCCATCTGTGATGCCCATAGGTTCCTCCCCAGCTAGTGACCAAGAAAATGCAGAGAGAAGTATCGCCGTAttcttttttgaaaataaactggattttggcGTGGCTCGTTCTTCATCTTATCAACAAATGATTGATGCAATAGGAAAGTGTGGCAGTGGGTTCATAGGGCCATCCTCTGATTCTCTCAAGACTATCTGGTTAGAGAGGATCAAGTCTGAATTAAGCTTAGAATCTAAAGATATTGAGAAAGAATGGGCCATGACAGGTTGTACAGTAATCGCTGAAACATGGACAGATAACAAATCTAGagctttgattaattttttagtCTCTTCGCCTTCTAAAACTTTTTTCCACAAATCAGTAGATGCATCGTCATATTACAAGAATATCAAGTGCCTTACCGATTTATTTGACTCTGTAATTCAAGATTTTGGCCAAGACAATGTTGTGCAGATTATTGTGGATGATACTCTTAATTGCACTGGTTTGGTAAACCATATTCTTCAGAACTATGGTAGTATATTTGTTTCTCCTTGTGCTTGGCAATGTCTAAATTCAATCCTGGAGGAGTTCTCCAAAGTAGATTGGGTTAACAGATGTATCTTGCAGGCACAGGCTATCTCAAAGTTTATATATAACACTTCGACTGTTCTGAATCTTATGAAAAAGTACACCGGAGGACAGGAGATCATTAAGTCTGGCATCACAAAGCCTGTTTCTGACTTTCTCTCCTTGCAATCTATCCTGAAACAGAGGTCAAAACTGAAACATATGTTCAATAGCCCTGAATTTTCTGCAAATTCAGCTTATGCAAATAAGTCTCAAAGCATAACCTGTGTTGGCATTCTTGATGATAATGATTTCTGGAGGGCAGTTGAGGAATGTGTTGCTGTTTCTGAACCCTTCTTGAAAGTCATGAGGGAAGTTTTTGGAGGGAAGCCTGCAGTGGGGTACATTTACGAATTGATGACTAAAGCAAAAGAGTCAATCAGAACTTACTACATTATGGATGAGATTAAATGCAGTACTTTTCTAGATATAGTTGACAAGAAGTGGCAGAACAACCTCCATTCACCTTTACATTCTGCTGCTGCTTTTTTGAATCCTAGCATCCAGTATAATCCAGAGGTCAAGTTTCTTGGCTCTATAAAAGAAGATTTTTTCAGAGTCTTGGAGAAATTACTCCCCACGCCAGAATTAAGACGAGATATTACCAATCAAATTCTTTTATTTACCAGGGCATCTGGGATGTTTGGTTGTAATCTCGCAAGGGAAGCAATTGATACTGTTACACCAG GGATTTGGTGGGAACAGTATGGTGATGCTGCTCCCGTGTTGCAACGGGTTGCCATACGAATACTTAGCCAGGTCTGTAGCATTTTTACTTTTGAGCGGAACTGGAGTACATTCAAGCAACTTCATTCGGAGAAGCGCAATAAAATTGACAAGGAAACATTGAATGACCTTGTATATATACATTACAATCTCAAGCTAGCTAGATCTCTTGCATCAAGGCCTTTGGAAGTAGATCCCATTCAACTTGATGACATAGATATGACTTCTGAGTGGGTGGAGGAGCCTGAGAACCCTAGCCCCACTCAGTGGCTGGATAGGTTTGGTTCTGCATTGGATGGGAATGACTTGAACACGAGACAGTTTAGTGCTGCTATATTTGGTGGTGACCACATCTTTGGTTTGTGA
- the LOC113724925 gene encoding uncharacterized protein isoform X3: MGKGSITLEAPPPVVKVFPSVMPIGSSPASDQENAERSIAVFFFENKLDFGVARSSSYQQMIDAIGKCGSGFIGPSSDSLKTIWLERIKSELSLESKDIEKEWAMTGCTVIAETWTDNKSRALINFLVSSPSKTFFHKSVDASSYYKNIKCLTDLFDSVIQDFGQDNVVQIIVDDTLNCTGLVNHILQNYGSIFVSPCAWQCLNSILEEFSKVDWVNRCILQAQAISKFIYNTSTVLNLMKKYTGGQEIIKSGITKPVSDFLSLQSILKQRSKLKHMFNSPEFSANSAYANKSQSITCVGILDDNDFWRAVEECVAVSEPFLKVMREVFGGKPAVGYIYELMTKAKESIRTYYIMDEIKCSTFLDIVDKKWQNNLHSPLHSAAAFLNPSIQYNPEVKFLGSIKEDFFRVLEKLLPTPELRRDITNQILLFTRASGMFGCNLAREAIDTVTPGIWWEQYGDAAPVLQRVAIRILSQVCSIFTFERNWSTFKQLHSEKRNKIDKETLNDLVYIHYNLKLARSLASRPLEVDPIQLDDIDMTSEWVEEPENPSPTQWLDRFGSALDGNDLNTRQFSAAIFGGDHIFGL, translated from the exons ATGGGTAAAGGTTCAATCACTTTGGAAGCACCTCCTCCAGTGGTGAAAGTTTTTCCATCTGTGATGCCCATAGGTTCCTCCCCAGCTAGTGACCAAGAAAATGCAGAGAGAAGTATCGCCGTAttcttttttgaaaataaactggattttggcGTGGCTCGTTCTTCATCTTATCAACAAATGATTGATGCAATAGGAAAGTGTGGCAGTGGGTTCATAGGGCCATCCTCTGATTCTCTCAAGACTATCTGGTTAGAGAGGATCAAGTCTGAATTAAGCTTAGAATCTAAAGATATTGAGAAAGAATGGGCCATGACAGGTTGTACAGTAATCGCTGAAACATGGACAGATAACAAATCTAGagctttgattaattttttagtCTCTTCGCCTTCTAAAACTTTTTTCCACAAATCAGTAGATGCATCGTCATATTACAAGAATATCAAGTGCCTTACCGATTTATTTGACTCTGTAATTCAAGATTTTGGCCAAGACAATGTTGTGCAGATTATTGTGGATGATACTCTTAATTGCACTGGTTTGGTAAACCATATTCTTCAGAACTATGGTAGTATATTTGTTTCTCCTTGTGCTTGGCAATGTCTAAATTCAATCCTGGAGGAGTTCTCCAAAGTAGATTGGGTTAACAGATGTATCTTGCAGGCACAGGCTATCTCAAAGTTTATATATAACACTTCGACTGTTCTGAATCTTATGAAAAAGTACACCGGAGGACAGGAGATCATTAAGTCTGGCATCACAAAGCCTGTTTCTGACTTTCTCTCCTTGCAATCTATCCTGAAACAGAGGTCAAAACTGAAACATATGTTCAATAGCCCTGAATTTTCTGCAAATTCAGCTTATGCAAATAAGTCTCAAAGCATAACCTGTGTTGGCATTCTTGATGATAATGATTTCTGGAGGGCAGTTGAGGAATGTGTTGCTGTTTCTGAACCCTTCTTGAAAGTCATGAGGGAAGTTTTTGGAGGGAAGCCTGCAGTGGGGTACATTTACGAATTGATGACTAAAGCAAAAGAGTCAATCAGAACTTACTACATTATGGATGAGATTAAATGCAGTACTTTTCTAGATATAGTTGACAAGAAGTGGCAGAACAACCTCCATTCACCTTTACATTCTGCTGCTGCTTTTTTGAATCCTAGCATCCAGTATAATCCAGAGGTCAAGTTTCTTGGCTCTATAAAAGAAGATTTTTTCAGAGTCTTGGAGAAATTACTCCCCACGCCAGAATTAAGACGAGATATTACCAATCAAATTCTTTTATTTACCAGGGCATCTGGGATGTTTGGTTGTAATCTCGCAAGGGAAGCAATTGATACTGTTACACCAG GGATTTGGTGGGAACAGTATGGTGATGCTGCTCCCGTGTTGCAACGGGTTGCCATACGAATACTTAGCCAGGTCTGTAGCATTTTTACTTTTGAGCGGAACTGGAGTACATTCAAGCAACTTCATTCGGAGAAGCGCAATAAAATTGACAAGGAAACATTGAATGACCTTGTATATATACATTACAATCTCAAGCTAGCTAGATCTCTTGCATCAAGGCCTTTGGAAGTAGATCCCATTCAACTTGATGACATAGATATGACTTCTGAGTGGGTGGAGGAGCCTGAGAACCCTAGCCCCACTCAGTGGCTGGATAGGTTTGGTTCTGCATTGGATGGGAATGACTTGAACACGAGACAGTTTAGTGCTGCTATATTTGGTGGTGACCACATCTTTGGTTTGTGA
- the LOC113724926 gene encoding uncharacterized protein isoform X2 — MHRPATGPSSTHPTYGNPSLYPKVGQLPGVPGRNPSFHHPTPSPPSAAPGIGIRVALKPEYRISPPPHLSPQIGDIPRSNFLFDFEFERKVLAEAEKESQNWSRLGLENLPSKTPEATSSLGSTPDSVVSKYIASGLSREAVHVAVANYGDNPNKVREFANGYALLREMGFSSNNVAEALLMYDNDTDKALAHFLNSSS, encoded by the exons ATGCACCGCCCCGCCACCGGGCCCtcctccacccatccgacgtaCGGTAATCCCTCCCTCTACCCTAAGGTAGGCCAACTTCCTGGTGTCCCTGGTCGGAACCCCTCTTTTCATCATCCCACCCCGTCTCCGCCATCTGCCGCTC CTGGAATTGGGATTAGGGTTGCTTTGAAGCCTGAGTATCGGATTTCACCACCG CCTCATTTATCCCCTCAAATTGGAGATATTCCTCGAAGCAATTTCCtctttgattttgaatttgagAGGAAGGTTTTGGCTGAAGCAGAGAAAGAAAGCCAAAACTGGAGCAGGCTGGGGCTAGAAAATCTTCCATCTAAAACGCCAGAGGCAACATCTTCTCTG GGCTCCACACCAGACTCGGTAGTGAGCAAATATATTGCATCAGGTCTAAGCAGGGAGGCTGTGCATGTAGCAGTTGCAAATTATGgagacaatccaaacaag GTCAGGGAATTTGCCAACGGCTATGCCCTCTTGCGAGAAATGGGATTCTCATCAAATAATGTTGCAGAAGCTCTGCTCATGTATGACAATGACACAGACAAGGCATTGGCACACTTTCTTAACAGTTCATCCTAG
- the LOC113724926 gene encoding uncharacterized protein isoform X1 gives MDYDFRNRKNPPPYDSQIPMHRPATGPSSTHPTYGNPSLYPKVGQLPGVPGRNPSFHHPTPSPPSAAPGIGIRVALKPEYRISPPPHLSPQIGDIPRSNFLFDFEFERKVLAEAEKESQNWSRLGLENLPSKTPEATSSLGSTPDSVVSKYIASGLSREAVHVAVANYGDNPNKVREFANGYALLREMGFSSNNVAEALLMYDNDTDKALAHFLNSSS, from the exons ATGGATTACGATTTTAGGAACAGAAAGAACCCCCCGCCTTACGATTCTCAAATTCCGATGCACCGCCCCGCCACCGGGCCCtcctccacccatccgacgtaCGGTAATCCCTCCCTCTACCCTAAGGTAGGCCAACTTCCTGGTGTCCCTGGTCGGAACCCCTCTTTTCATCATCCCACCCCGTCTCCGCCATCTGCCGCTC CTGGAATTGGGATTAGGGTTGCTTTGAAGCCTGAGTATCGGATTTCACCACCG CCTCATTTATCCCCTCAAATTGGAGATATTCCTCGAAGCAATTTCCtctttgattttgaatttgagAGGAAGGTTTTGGCTGAAGCAGAGAAAGAAAGCCAAAACTGGAGCAGGCTGGGGCTAGAAAATCTTCCATCTAAAACGCCAGAGGCAACATCTTCTCTG GGCTCCACACCAGACTCGGTAGTGAGCAAATATATTGCATCAGGTCTAAGCAGGGAGGCTGTGCATGTAGCAGTTGCAAATTATGgagacaatccaaacaag GTCAGGGAATTTGCCAACGGCTATGCCCTCTTGCGAGAAATGGGATTCTCATCAAATAATGTTGCAGAAGCTCTGCTCATGTATGACAATGACACAGACAAGGCATTGGCACACTTTCTTAACAGTTCATCCTAG
- the LOC140036061 gene encoding uncharacterized protein: MGDLNDITSNGEKWGGKLRAEVSFQDFNSFINRNELVDIDFEGVPWTWCNNWGNEGEVKERLDRLLGTKEWVRKLDKVKCLHVETEASDHCMLVVDTNPGGKRRRKRFVFDRRWLLNKDIEEVVGKAWGERQEGSRLYKVQCKIKKVRMNLLSWSRRRFSNAKKLIEQVKMEIKEVKQNRLSGFRIKLLGLKRKLVSAYKKEELFWSQKARLKWLKEGDKNTGYFHATVAGRRKANRINVLKKRSGDWCRNEEETSEEILNYFEQIFTTDNPEEFAEVLQGIPQTISAEMNRKLTGAVSEQEIYQAVFSMHPNKSPGPDGMTPCFFQKFWHIVKFDVVQAVQSFFQSGFLLKSVNETLISLIPKLASPISVTDYRSISLCNVSYKIIAKVLINRFKSVLNHCISESQSAFVPGRQILDNVLIAHESVHFLKNKRVGKDGYMAVKLDMSKTYDRVEWGFLAKLMEKMGFYFRWIKWIMECVTSVTYSVNINGEKIGFIRPSRGLRQGDPLSPYPFLICAEGFSSLIKQANSHGNLTGLRIARGAPGLSHLFFADDSLIFCKSNRREAGQLRRILEVYRKASGQLINMEKSSLFFSRNVGQRQQGEVLSELRGMQQVSQSRYLGLPLVIGRSKRQVFDFIRQKTINRLKGWKEKMLSPAGKEVLLKAVIMALPTYVMSSCLLPKVLCKEICSEMAKYWWGQKEKENKVHWLSWSKMSEVKAVGGLGFRELHDFNLALLAKQLWRILTNPNLLMSKILKVKYFKGKSIWRTRCQDADSWCWKSLLQAKDLLEEGLRKQVGDGKSIKIWGDRWIPGSESGKVQTRRGEGCELQNVSDLIKGGVWDKEVIAQVFDREEGRKILNIPLSEEPRKDRLFWAFSNTGMYTVKSGYRIVKRKKRMYDVEGSEEGTSLRRIGATQNWNFLWGLKVKHKLKHFIWKCLHGILPVNAVLKERCSKGDHVCKGCGEGPETIEHMLFFCCNAKLIWKVAPLSWEGLQVFRNKFWHWWDALKEVATKEKGDERISLTVNLLWQIWKSRNEKQFHEYGRDPLVAVHKAVMEWQEYQEAQEAEVEFGDSGMKEEREGQGWQRPQEGWIKLNSDAALDSKGSRAGWGMVARDWQGLVLGAWAVPSSSCSNPKQEESMALRMALRMAELQGWKKVVFEVDCLQIVDELHKEERTGLDQW; the protein is encoded by the coding sequence ATGGGGGATCTGAACGATATTACTTCTAATGGGGAGAAATGGGGAGGGAAGTTGAGAGCTGAGGTTAGTTTTCAGGATTTTAACTCTTTCATTAATAGGAATGAGCTGGTGGATATTGATTTTGAGGGGGTTCCTTGGACATGGTGTAATAATTGGGGGAATGAAGGAGAGGTGAAAGAGAGGTTAGATAGATTATTGGGAACCAAGGAATGGGTCAGGAAGTTGGATAAGgtaaagtgcttgcatgtggaaaCTGAGGCCTCAGATCACTGTATGTTGGTGGTGGATACTAATCCAGGggggaagaggaggaggaaaagGTTTGTGTTTGATAGAAGATGGTTACTGAATAAAGATATAGAGGAGGTGGTGGGGAAAGCTTGGGGGGAGCGCCAAGAAGGATCCAGACTTTATAAGGTGCAgtgtaaaattaaaaaagtaaGGATGAATCTTCTGAGCTGGAGCAGAAGAAGGTTCAGTAATGCTAAGAAACTGATAGAGCAGGTGAAAATGGAAATCAAGGAGGTGAAGCAGAACAGGCTCAGTGGTTTTAGGATTAAACTTTTGGGGTTAAAAAGGAAATTGGTTTCTGCCTATAAAAAGGAGGAGTTATTTTGGAGTCAAAAGGCAAGGTTAAAATGGTTAAAAGAAGGGGACAAAAACACTGGGTATTTTCATGCTACTGTGGCTGGTAGGAGAAAAGCAAATAGGATTAATGTACTGAAGAAAAGGAGTGGCGACTGGTGCAGAAATGAGGAGGAAACTAGTGAGGAGATTCTGAACTACTTTGAGCAAATTTTTACTACTGATAATCCTGAGGAATTTGCAGAAGTGTTGCAAGGAATCCCACAGACTATCTCAGCTGAGATGAACAGGAAGCTCACTGGGGCAGTTTCAGAACAGGAAATTTATCAGGCGGTATTTTCAATGCACCCAAACAAGTCTCCTGGACCGGACGGTATGACTCCTTGCTTTTTCCAAAAGTTTTGGCATATTGTTAAATTTGATGTAGTTCAGGCTGTTCAAAGTTTCTTTCAGTCTGGTTTTCTCTTAAAATCTGTTAATGAGACTCTGATCAGTTTGATTCCTAAGCTTGCTTCTCCTATTTCAGTCACAGATTATAGATCTATTAGTCTGTGTAATGTCTCTTACAAAATCATTGCTAAAGTGCTCATTAACAGGTTTAAAAGTGTCCTGAATCATTGTATTAGTGAGTCTCAGTCTGCTTTTGTTCCAGGCAGACAGATTCTGGACAATGTCTTAATTGCTCATGAAAGTGTTCatttcttaaaaaataaaagggttgGAAAGGATGGTTATATGGCTGTCAAGTTAGATATGTCCAAGACTTATGATAGGGTGGAGTGGGGCTTTTTGGCAAAACTGATGGAAAAGATGGGGTTCTATTTTAGATGGATCAAATGGATTATGGAATGTGTTACAAGTGTGACCTATTCTGTAAACATTAATGGGGAAAAAATTGGGTTTATTAGACCCTCAAGGGGCCTTCGACAGGGGGATCCCTTGTCCCCTTATCCTTTTCTGATTTGTGCTGAAGGTTTTTCATCCCTGATCAAACAAGCTAATAGTCATGGCAATTTAACAGGCTTGAGAATAGCTAGAGGGGCTCCTGGTCTAtctcatttattttttgcagATGACTCTCTGATTTTCTGTAAATCCAATAGGAGGGAGGCAGGCCAGCTAAGGAGGATATTGGAAGTGTACAGGAAGGCTTCTGGACAATTGATCAACATGGAGAAGTCCTCTTTGTTTTTCAGCAGAAATGTGGGTCAAAGACAGCAGGGGGAGGTGCTGAGTGAATTGAGAGGAATGCAGCAGGTTTCACAGAGCAGGTATTTGGGATTACCTTTGGTTATTGGTAGATCAAAGAGGCAAGTGTTTGATTTTATAAGGCAGAAAACAATTAACAGACTAAAAGGATGGAAGGAGAAAATGTTGAGTCCTGCTGGGAAGGAGGTCTTATTGAAAGCTGTCATTATGGCCCTGCCTACTTATGTCATGTCCTCTTGTCTCCTTCCTAAAGTGCTGTGTAAAGAGATTTGTTCTGAAATGGCAAAGTACTGGTGGGggcaaaaggaaaaggaaaataaggtGCACTGGTTGAGCTGGAGTAAGATGTCTGAAGTTAAGGCAGTAGGGGGGTTGGGGTTCAGGGAGCTTCATGATTTCAATTTGGCTTTACTTGCAAAGCAGCTATGGAGAATTTTGACAAATCCCAATCTACTGATGAGTAAAATTCTAAAGGTCAAGTACTTTAAGGGGAaatcaatttggaggacaaggTGTCAGGATGCAGATTCATGGTGTTGGAAGAGTTTGTTGCAGGCAAAGGATTTATTAGAGGAAGGATTGAGGAAGCAGGTAGGGGATGGTAAATCTATTAAGATATGGGGGGATAGGTGGATCCCAGGTTCTGAGAGTGGAAAAGTTCAAACAAGGAGGGGGGAGGGGTGTGAGCTACAGAATGTAAGTGATCTTATTAAAGGGGGCGTATGGGACAAGGAGGTGATTGCACAGGTGTTTGATAGGGAAGAAGGGAGGAAGATCCTAAACATCCCACTTAGTGAGGAACCTAGGAAGGATAGGCTTTTCTGGGCTTTTTCGAATACTGGGATGTATACGGTCAAGTCAGGCTACAGGATtgtaaagagaaagaaaaggatgTATGATGTTGAAGGGTCAGAGGAAGGCACTAGCCTAAGGAGGATAGGAGCAACTCAGAACTGGAACTTCCTTTGGGGGTTGAAGGTGAAGCATAAACTGAAGCATTTTATTTGGAAATGCTTACATGGGATCTTGCCTGTAAATGCAGTACTAAAGGAAAGATGCTCAAAGGGGGATCATGTGTGCAAAGGATGTGGGGAAGGTCCAGAAACTATTGAACATATGCTCTTTTTCTGCTGCAATGCCAAACTGATATGGAAAGTTGCACCTTTGAGTTGGGAGGGCTTGCAAGTTTTTAGGAATAAGTTTTGGCATTGGTGGGATGCTTTGAAGGAGGTGGCAACAAAGGAGAAGGGAGATGAGCGCATCAGTTTAACAGTAAATTTGCTTTGGCAAATTTGGAAATCTAGGAATGAAAAACAGTTCCATGAATATGGGAGGGATCCTCTGGTTGCAGTTCACAAGGCTGTAATGGAGTGGCAGGAATATCAGGAGGCACAGGAAGCGGAAGTGGAATTTGGGGATAGTGGAATGAAGGAGGAAAGGGAAGGTCAGGGTTGGCAAAGGCCACAGGAAGGATGGATAAAGTTGAACTCAGATGCAGCTCTGGATAGCAAGGGAAGTAGAGCAGGGTGGGGAATGGTTGCGAGGGATTGGCAGGGGTTGGTGCTAGGGGCGTGGGCTGTGCCATCTTCAAGTTGTTCGAATCCTAAGCAAGAAGAATCAATGGCACTCAGAATGGCTCTGAGGATGGCAGAGTTACAAGGTTGGAAAAAGGTGGTGTTTGAGGTAGACTGCTTACAGATAGTGGACGAGCTGCATAAAGAGGAAAGGACAGGATTGGATCAGTGGTGA